A genome region from Camelina sativa cultivar DH55 chromosome 10, Cs, whole genome shotgun sequence includes the following:
- the LOC104720193 gene encoding probable F-box protein At4g22165, with the protein MKEKHNPNSQKRLRRRDTCRSWTELPIDILISVLERLNSPNFKRAKSVCLSWYSASRQCVPNPKYHISWLVPFPKDRNNNLRTLFNPEEKHKRYNTQDLGVGFANSVCIATCGSWLLMQDPLYNLYIVNLFTRERSDLPSLESQLGMLKVERIIDERFRISHDTVRVKSNGMTIQSAVFWIDEKTKDYIVFWGLRDWCVVYAKKGDTSWNQIPNTSYCSHMVYKDHKLYFLNNDGGFKIIDFSHEIPQRILKRGMFRSRLEMARRPSRNNKLGGLWLCRRVESTDYWVFSDPKLVVTVRGNVLKVIMKQHNMSNEWSFSVTNIYKSSGRIKKYKRVDSLGDEAMLLDLGITEPSCEIDGLNGNSIYFSGCHGRPKTKGIFIFNLETKTLEQLHKYDCSSLKLDGSLVLSSYQV; encoded by the exons ATGAAGGAGAAGCATAACCCTAATTCTCAAAAGCGTCTTAGACGACGAGATACATGCCGTTCCTGGACGGAGCTTCCTATAGATATCTTGATTTCTGTGTTGGAACGCCTCAACTCTCCTAATTTCAAACGAGCTAAATCCGTATGTTTGTCTTGGTACTCTGCTTCAAGACAATGCGTGCCCAACCCCAAATATCACATCTCTTGGCTGGTTCCCTTCCCCAAAGACAGAAATAACAATTTACGCACGTTGTTCAATCCCGAGGAAAAACACAAACGTTACAACACGCAAGATCTTGGCGTGGGATTTGCAAATAGTGTTTGTATAGCAACTTGTGGAAGTTGGCTCCTAATGCAAGATCCTCTTTACAATCTCTACATTGTTAATCTATTTACCCGTGAGAGGAGCGATCTGCCGTCTCTGGAGTCACAACTTGGCATGCTAAAGGTTGAACGAATCATAGATGAGAGGTTTCGCATTTCACACGATACTGTCAGAGTCAAGAGCAATGGTATGACTATACAATCCGCTGTGTTTTGGATTGACGAGAAAACCAAAGATTATATAG TTTTTTGGGGACTTAGAGATTGGTGTGTGGTTTATGCCAAGAAAGGGGACACCTCGTGGAATCAAATCCCAAACACTTCATATTGTTCTCACATGGTTTACAAGGATCACAAGCTTTACTTCCTAAACAATGATGGTGGTTTCAAAATCATAGATTTTTCTCATGAGATTCCACAACGAATCTTAAAACGTGGTATGTTTCGGAGTAGATTAGAGATGGCTCGTCGTCCTTCACGAAATAATAAGTTAGGAGGTCTGTGGCTGTGCCGTCGTGTGGAATCAACTGATTATTGGGTTTTTTCTGATCCAAAACTTGTAGTCACAGTAAGAGGAAATGTCCTAAAGGTCATTATGAAACAGCATAATATGTCTAATGAATGGTCCTTCAGCGTCACCAACATTTATAAATCATCAGGGAGGATCAAGAAATATAAACGAGTTGATTCTTTGGGCGACGAGGCAATGCTTTTGGATCTAGGCATCACTGAGCCCTCCTGTGAAATTGATGGACTCAATGGCAACTCCATCTATTTCAGTGGCTGTCATGGACGACCGAAGACAAAAGGTATTTTTATCTTCAATCTCGAGACAAAGACGTTGGAGCAACTGCACAAATATGATTGTTCATCTCTAAAGCTTGATGGTtctttagttcttagttcttaccaAGTTTGA
- the LOC104720194 gene encoding putative F-box protein At4g22180, with protein sequence MEKGHNPSSHKRLRRDTPNSWSELPLDLLTSVFERLTVANFQRAKSVCSSWHSASRQYVPKQFPWLVLFPKDNNDNNSCTLFNPEEKHKLYKTKDLGETFAKSVCMATYGSWLLMRDPRFNLYILNLFTYERISLPPVESQLGMTKIERTVDDGFHVSSDHNVTEFNGRCIPIRTPVFWIDEKTKDYVVIWGFGTWCVVYAKKGDTSWNQIPELSDCLHLVYKDHKLYFSSSGNKCELRIFDFSREVTQQTFQGCVIMRLLLKQRRLNPYRTVNTKLVVKVNGDVLKVDRIWDRNTRICRFFDLWKVHSSGSSFKMYEKVVTLGDEALLWDLGITVLANDTGLLKRNCIYFSGSHGKIINDKFIYDLETEKMDPVHKFDCSPAQLSSARWFLPSFTQT encoded by the coding sequence ATGGAGAAAGGGCATAACCCTAGTTCTCATAAGCGTCTCAGACGGGATACACCAAATTCCTGGTCGGAGCTTCCTCTAGATCTCTTGACTTCAGTGTTCGAACGCCTCACCGTTGCTAATTTCCAACGAGCTAAATCCGTGTGTTCGTCTTGGCACTCCGCTTCGAGACAATACGTGCCCAAACAGTTCCCTTGGCTGGTTCTCTTCCCCAAAgacaacaacgacaacaactCATGCACGTTGTTCAATCCCGAGGAGAAACACAAACTTTACAAAACGAAAGATCTTGGTGAAACTTTTGCAAAGAGTGTTTGTATGGCAACCTATGGAAGCTGGCTCCTTATGCGAGATCCACGATTCAATCTCTATATTTTGAATCTATTCACTTACGAGAGGATCAGTCTACCTCCTGTGGAGTCACAACTTGGAATGACAAAGATCGAGCGAACCGTAGATGATGGTTTTCACGTTTCATCCGATCACAACGTTACGGAGTTCAACGGTAGATGTATTCCTATACGAACTCCTGTGTTTTGGATCgacgagaaaacaaaagattacgTAGTTATATGGGGATTTGGAACGTGGTGTGTGGTTTATGCCAAGAAAGGAGATACCTCGTGGAATCAGATCCCGGAACTTTCAGATTGTCTTCACTTGGTTTACAAGGATCACAAGCTTTACTTCTCTAGCTCTGGCAACAAATGTGAGTTGAGAATCTTTGATTTCTCTAGAGAGGTTACGCAACAAACCTTTCAAGGTTGTGTCATTATGCGACTCTTATTAAAACAACGTCGTCTTAATCCCTACAGAACTGTCAATACAAAACTTGTAGTCAAAGTAAATGGAGATGTCCTCAAGGTTGACAGAATATGGGACCGTAACACCAGAATCTGCAGATTCTTCGACCTCTGGAAGGTTCATTCATCAGGGTCGTCCTTCAAGATGTATGAAAAAGTTGTTACGTTGGGCGACGAGGCATTGCTTTGGGATCTAGGTATCACTGTGCTCGCCAATGACACTGGACTACTCAAAAGAAATTGCATCTATTTCAGTGGTAGCCATGGAAAGATCATTAACGATAAATTTATCTACGACCTCGAGACAGAGAAGATGGATCCAGTACACAAATTCGATTGTTCTCCAGCTCAACTCTCTAGTGCTCGATGGTTCTTACCAAGTTTCACACAAACTTGA
- the LOC104720195 gene encoding putative F-box protein At4g22660 yields MKKNHNPNSWSELPLDILNLVFERLSFANFQRAKSVCSSWYSASRQSVPKNQIPWSICFPEDNDNNSSCTLFNPEEKHKLYKTQDLGVEFHKSECIATYGSWLLMRDPRYNLYILNLFTHEKFNLPSVKSQLGTINLEKVIADWFLLSNDHNTSSKAEDIIMQSPVIWIDEKTKEDYIVLWGLRSWCVFYAKKGDTSWSQVPDISYCQHLVYKDHKLYSFSCKNILTILDFSGEIPQQTFRNPCLVDETKLVVTVTGDVLKVERMKINQSFRIYKVYSSSRLLKEYEGVYSLGDEAMILDLGITFPANDFEGFHRNSIYFCDRENTHQISIFDLETKNMKRLHNFDFNCSSSRWFLPSFTSTR; encoded by the exons ATGAAGAAGAACCATAACCCTAATTCCTGGTCAGAGCTTCCTCTAGATATCTTGAATTTGGTGTTCGAACGTCTCAGCTTCGCTAATTTTCAACGAGCTAAATCGGTGTGTTCGTCTTGGTACTCTGCCTCGAGACAATCAGTGCCCAAAAATCAGATCCCTTGGTCGATTTGTTTCCCGGAagacaacgacaacaacagTTCATGTACGTTATTCAATCCCGAGGAAAAACACAAACTCTACAAAACGCAAGATCTTGGTGTTGAATTTCACAAGAGTGAGTGTATAGCAACCTATGGAAGCTGGCTCCTTATGCGGGATCCGCGGTATAATCTCTATATTTTGAACCTTTTTACCCACGAAAAGTTTAATCTGCCATCGGTGAAGTCACAACTTGGAACAATAAATCTTGAGAAAGTAATAGCTGACTGGTTTCTCCTTTCTAACGATCACAACACGAGTAGCAAGGCCGAAGATATTATTATGCAATCCCCTGTGATTTGGATTGACgagaaaaccaaagaagatTATATAGTTCTTTGGGGACTTAGAAGTTGGTGTGTGTTTTATGCCAAGAAAGGAGATACCTCGTGGAGTCAGGTTCCGGATATATCATATTGTCAACACTTGGTGTACAAGGATCACAAGCTTTACTCCTTTAGCTGCAAAAACATTTTAACAATCTTAGATTTTTCTGGAGAGATTCCTCAACAAACCTTTCG TAATCCATGCTTGGTTGATGAGACAAAACTAGTAGTCACAGTAACAGGAGATGTCCTCAAGGTTGAAAGAATGAAGATAAACCAGTCATTCCGCATCTACAAAGTTTATTCATCATCAAGGCTGCTTAAGGAGTATGAAGGAGTTTATTCTTTGGGCGACGAGGCAATGATTTTGGATCTAGGCATCACTTTTCCTGCCAATGACTTTGAGGGTTTCCATAGAAACTCCATCTATTTCTGTGATCGAGAGAACACACATCAGATCTCTATCTTCGATCTCGAGACAAAGAATATGAAGCGACTTCACAACTTTGATTTTAATTGTTCATCTTCTCGATGGTTCTTACCAAGTTTCACATCTACAAGATGA
- the LOC104720196 gene encoding putative F-box protein At4g22170: MNRTGPKCNHSWLDLPQDLLISVLECLGFSDFQRAKSVCRSWYFASRQVVAKNHIHWLIIFPKDEKRNSCTLFNPEEKDKLNKTQSLDVEFSMSCCKETHGSWLLMSDRWCNLYILNLFTHERINLPHVDLLDEFELGLRKGKPYRRYKARKMRSAVFWIDEKTKDYVVVWGLLGWCVIYSKKGDTSWNQIPQTSDCFKMVYKDHKLYFLSKTESFKIFDFSGGIPQETFQCIFKLEKINHLAEWTNNDTKLVVTVTGKVLKVEKIWRHSTRTTSFRVFEIYSSDLMKKTERRINSLGEESMLLDKGITVLANDTYGFIRNSIYFSGSDGGQTMDMFIFNLETQKTEKLHTYYPSSFP, from the coding sequence ATGAACCGAACAGGGCCTAAGTGTAACCATTCCTGGTTGGATCTTCCTCAAGATCTCTTGATTTCAGTATTGGAATGCCTCGGCTTTTCTGATTTCCAACGAGCTAAATCCGTCTGTCGGTCTTGGTACTTTGCTTCGAGACAAGTGGTGgccaaaaatcacatccattggCTGATCATCTTCCCTAAAGACGAGAAGAGAAATTCATGCACGTTGTTCAATCCCGAGGAAAAAGACAAACTTAACAAAACGCAAAGTCTTGATGTGGAATTTTCAATGAGTTGTTGTAAGGAAACTCATGGAAGTTGGCTCCTTATGTCAGATCGATGGTGTAATCTCTATATTTTGAACCTATTCACCCACGAGAGGATCAATCTACCTCATGTGGATTTGTTGGACGAGTTTGAGTTAGGTCTCAGGAAAGGTAAGCCCTATAGGAGGTATAAGGCTAGGAAAATGCGATCCGCTGTGTTTTGGATTGACGAGAAAACCAAAGATTATGTAGTTGTTTGGGGACTTTTGGGTTGGTGTGTAATTTATTCCAAGAAAGGAGATACCTCGTGGAATCAAATCCCACAAACTTCAGATTGCTTCAAAATGGTTTACAAGGATCACAAGCTTTATTTCCTAAGCAAGACTGAGAGTTTCAAAATCTTCGATTTCTCTGGAGGGATTCCACAAGAAACCTTTCAGTGTATTTTTAAACTGGAAAAAATAAATCACTTGGCGGAATGGACAAATAATGACACAAAACTTGTAGTCACGGTAACAGGGAAAGTCCTCAAGGTTGAAAAAATATGGAGACACAGTACTAGAACCACCTCCTTCCGTGTTTTTGAGATTTATTCATCAGACTTGATGAAGAAAACAGAACGGCGGATTAACTCTCTAGGGGAGGAGTCAATGCTTTTGGATAAAGGCATCACTGTGCTCGCCAATGACACTTATGGATTCATTAGAAATTCCATCTATTTCAGTGGTTCTGATGGAGGTCAGACAATGGATATGTTTATCTTCAACCTCGAGACACAGAAAACTGAGAAACTGCACACATACTatccttcttcttttccatGA